The Cataglyphis hispanica isolate Lineage 1 chromosome 5, ULB_Chis1_1.0, whole genome shotgun sequence genome has a segment encoding these proteins:
- the LOC126850151 gene encoding deubiquitinase DESI2, producing the protein MMFSSGLNCNLSFPSCLGYPQDSEELIPKMAREPIILNVYDMYWINEYTTPIGLGVFHSGVEIYGTEYAYGGHAQPRSGIFEITPRVAEELGEQFRYRQSVHIGYTDFTEEDVSRIITELGKDFRGDRYHLMNKNCNHFSSQFTLILCGQEIPGWVNRLAYFSSCVPFLQRCLPKEWLTPDALQHSLSQISHHESTPPSDTSL; encoded by the exons ATGATGTTTTCTTCAGGCCTTAATTGTAATCTGTCTTTCCCCAGTTGTTTGGGTTATCCACAAGATAGTGAGGAATTGATTCCAAAAATGGCACGTGAGCCAATCATTCTTAATGTTTATGATATG TATTGGATAAATGAATATACTACACCTATCGGTCTTGGTGTGTTTCATTCAGGAGTGGAAATATATGGAACag AATATGCATATGGGGGTCATGCTCAACCAAGAAGTGGCATTTTTGAAATCACACCAAGAGTAGCCGAAGAATTAGGCGAACAATTTAGATATAg ACAATCGGTTCACATTGGATATACAGACTTCACAGAAGAAGATGTTTCAAGAATTATTACAGAGTTAGGCAAAGATTTTAGAGGGGATCGTTATCACTTGATGAATAAAAACTGTAATCACTTCAGCAGTCAGTTCACATTG attctaTGTGGACAAGAAATACCTGGTTGGGTAAATCGTCTAGCATATTTTAGTTCATGTGTACCATTTCTCCAACGTTGTTTACCAAAGGAATGGCTAACGCCTGATGCTTTGCAACACTCTCTTAGTCAAATTAGTCATCATGAAAGTACACCACCATCGGATACTTCattgtaa
- the LOC126850152 gene encoding protein jagunal, with protein sequence MASKMTLSQALGTDGSDYSHRQKIATHYQVSATNKSRLKYCIFFHYLLFFVMLAKLSADILDRLDIFILEIEELQIPQPLWWEYIWCTSLLLSFLALSATKRNKIKTLQRYMIGIVLLGHGPLIYATVYYFKDVWTYLTVGESEDIFLWQGLPYGVLWYAFILLASQVHCFSLYFSWNLLVAWKTRSVKKVN encoded by the exons atggcttCGAAAATGACCCTTTCCCAGGCTCTGGGAACAGATGGGAGCGACTATAGTCATAGGCAAAAAATTGCAACACATTACCAAGTTAG tgcaacaaataaatcaagactgaagtattgtatattttttcattacttaTTGTTTTTTGTTATGCTTGCTAAACTTTCTGCAGATATATTAGATCGTCTAGACATATTCATCTTAGAAATAGAAGAGCTACAAATACCACag CCGTTATGGTGGGAATATATATGGTGCActagtttattattatcttttcttgCTCTCTCAGCAactaaaagaaacaaaattaaaacattgcaAAGATATATGATAGGTATCGTTTTACTAGGTCACGGTCCATTGATATATGCTACTGTGTATTACTTTAAAGATGTCTGGACATACTTAACTGTAGGAGAAtctgaagatatttttttgtggcag ggTTTACCATATGGCGTACTTTGGTATGCATTTATTCTTCTAGCTTCACAAGTTCattgtttctctttatatttttcttggaaTCTGCTGGTCGCTTGGAAAACACGGAGTGTTAAAAAAGTTAACTAA